Within the Salmo salar chromosome ssa12, Ssal_v3.1, whole genome shotgun sequence genome, the region ctttacggctacccggataaagcactaaataaacttcagttagtgttaaatacggctgctagaatcctgactagaaccaaaaaatgtgatcatattactccagtgctagcctccctacactggcttcctgttaaggcaagggctgatttcaaggttttactgctaacctacaaagcattacatgggcttgctcctacctatctttccgatttggtcctgccgtacatacctacacgtacgctacggtcacaagacgcaggcctcctaattgtccctagaatttctaagcaaacggctggaggtagggctttctcctatagagctcaatttttatggaatggtctgcctaccaatgtgagagacgcagactcagtctcaacctttaagtctttactgaagacttatctcttcagtaggtcctatgattaagtatagtctggcccaggagtgtgaaggtgaacggaaaggctggagcaacgaaccgcccttgctgtctctgccttgccggttcccctctttccactgggattctctgcctctaacccttttacaggggctgagtcactggcttactggagttcttccatgccgtccatgggaggggtgcgtcacttgagtgggttgagtcactgacgtggtcttcctgtctgggttggcgcccccccttgggttgtgccatggcggagatcgttgtgggctatactcggccttgtcttaggacggtaagttggtggttggagacatccctctagtggtgtggggactgtgctttggcaaagtgggtggagttatatcctgcctgtttggccctgtccgggggtatcatcggatggggccacagtgtcttctgatccctcctgtctcagcctccagtatttatgctgcagtagtttatgtgtcggggggctagggtcagtctgttacatctggagtatttctcttgtcttatccggtgtcctgtgtgattttaaatatgctctctctaattctctctttctctctttctgtctttctctcggaggacctgagccctaggaccatgcctcaggactacctggtatgatgactccttgctgtccccagtccacctggccgtgctgctgctccagtttcaactgttctgcctgcggctatggaaccctgacctgttcaccggacgtgcttgttgcaccctcgacaactactatgattattattatttgaccatgctggtcatttatgaacattttaacattttaacatcttgaccatgttctgttataatatccaccctgcacagccagaagaggactggccacccctcatagcctggttcctctctaggtttcttcctaggtttttggcctttctagggagtttttcctagggattttttcctagccaccgtgcttctttcacatgctttgcttgctgtttggggttttaggctgggtttctgtacagcactttgagatatcagctgatgtacgaagggctatataaaaataaatttgatttgaaatttgatatatacaggttttgatgctgttgtggggggttaagtgccttgctcaatggctTCTAGGACTTTGATACCAACAACGCTGCGGTTGCTAGCTTTACGTTTTCCTGTCGTACCCGGGATTCAAACTGGCAAccctctaactgctaggctacctgccacccattcAGCACCACAACCAAACACACCTCTACATCCCTCCCTAGGGAAGCTAGGCATCATAATGAACCTAGCTGCTAAGGAAACATGTTTCAATTAGGCTGACTGATGAATCTCTCGTGTTCCCTTTATATGCGCGCTCAGTAGCTAAACCCTGGGATTGGAACCCCCACAATATCTCTGGCCTAGCAGAGGTTAGTTGAGTAACTAGGGAAAGATAGGTGGATGGATATGCCAGGAACTACTTTGTATTTATCTGGTCTCCATGGTGAGTTTACATAGGTACTTCTGTGGGAGGTTGGGCTTGTGCTGGatgctacagagagagggagtgtataAAAGTGTACCTGAAATAGATACGTATTTTTTGTGCATTTGTATTTAGGTGTTCATGTTTAGAATAAAACATCTAGCAGTGGATTAGAAGATGCAGATAGAATGGAGCTGACAGTTACTGGAATATAACTCGctcttctaaaaaaaaaaaacttctgaAAATAGTGCCCTGGATTAGGATGCAGAGAGACAAAGTATTCTAACCAGGACTCATTCTAATTCAGTAGCTGAGATGGAGGCCCCAATGCCGGAGTTGAGAGGGCAGGAGCCGGTGGGGATGGGGCTCTGTGTCACCACGTCTTCCACTCAGACCGCCTTGTACATTATTCTGATCCAGCTGGGTATCACGGGTAACACCACAGTGGTTGGTGTGATCGGGGAGAACGTGTTCAAAGACCCCAGTGGAGTACATAACTCCACCTGATGAACATGGCCCTCTCCAACCTGCTCATGTCTGTCCTGAGGAACGCCCTGCTGGTCATCGCTGACCTGGAGCTGGGTTGGTCTGGGACAAGGGTCGAGCACTGGAGTAGAGGATGTTGAAGAATAATGGCTTTATGTGGGTGCTCGAGACAAGGGAGAGGCAGGTATGGGGATTGTGTGTGGTTTGGGCTCTAAGTAAAAGGGTTGTGATTATGGGATTTGATATTTAAGATATCAGAGGGTTTTGCGCTGATCTTTGAGGAGTGGTAGTTTAAAATGTAAGCGCAAGGGAGGGTGGTGGGGTCTGTGATTGGAGATATGCTATGTGAAATGAAAGCAAGCTGACAATATACCGTGCCATAATTGCTGGAATTAGTATTGTTCCGGTCGACACtattgtgtacacacacacacagacacacacaaaaactgacacccagctctctctctctgtagctgtaCTCCTCCAGAGACCAGTGTTGCTTCTTGATGGGGGTGTGAGTGTGGCTTCCCTgccttgtctcctctcctgtcctctcccctccgaCACttcccacccctctcctctcttctcctatcttCTCATCCCCTCCcgcttctcatctcctctctccacttctctcctccccctcccatgCAGACCCTGATGTTGTTCAACAGCAGCACACGCACCCCGCTGGGCTGTTTGTGGGACTTCCCCTCCAGCTACGCGGGCCTGGCCTAAGCCACCACCTCCATGGTGATCCACGAGACAGTGCCCATTATGCTGATGGCCATCACCAACCTTGCCTCCCTCTACACGCTCTATGCCCACAGCAGGACCCGCTACACCGCACACATGACCACGGACGCACCCGCCCTGAAGAGGGCACCGGCCGAGAGACAAGCTGTCAAGGTGAAAGAGGCTGGACAGGATTCAGAATTATGCCGTGTTATATGTACCCTGCTTACtgtggatggaaggatggagaagtACAGCACATGTAATGTGTACCTGTAACATGAGGAATGTGGGAAGAAATGGCTTATGGATTACCAAGGTGTTAATTTACCActctgtgacatctgctgatatagaaaaggctttataaatacatttgattgattgattgaggatCCAGGTTCGCTTTCAACAAACAGTGTTATTACAGAAAATACATGTTTATGTGTATGTTTTATGACCCTTATGCTAAGAGAAAAAGAAAACAGGTAAATAGTTTCACAGTATTTTCCCTCCctgccctccctctttctctaggTGATTCCAGCCCTCATAATGCTCTTCATTGGGTCTTGGGGAACCAGCCTCATTTCTATAAACTAGTTTAACTTCAACCGAGGTTTGTCAGCCGAGTTCCTCCTGGTTACAGCTCGCTTTGCCAACACCATCTTCAATGCCATTTCGCCCATCGTGCTGGCAGTGGGTCACCTGCGGCTGCGTGCTGTCATTAAGTCTATTCTTACTCACTGACAGAGcccacactctgacacacacactgcaactgaCATTATGGGGAAGTCAGTGGAAAGATATTATACTTGCCCTCAGCCTAACAGTAACATAGAATTATATGGTTGTTAGCATTCCTCTAACCATTGGCATCCATTTTGATCCTCTTCCTTAGGAAGGCTGTTTTAATATGGCCGCTATGACAGACAAACCCATTCATTTTATATGACCATTTCTAAGGATGCAGTGATCAGTACTGAGGAAGAGCACTGTCACTTGTTTGGAGGGGTTTTGTAGAAAATATTGTTGAGTTCTTAATTGGAATAAAATGTGATACTCTGTACTTGTCAGTGAGACTACATTAACACAATTTATTTCTGGCAAGCTGCCTTTTTGTGAGTGAGAGAATGTTTTTGATATATTGACTGTACGTAAGAGGGCACTCCTAGCTGTAGATAGTTGTTGTTACATGTTCTGACTTGTTTGCTCTTTAAAAAACAGTCATATACCATCTCCCAGCCTGAGGTTCCTCTACATCAGAGTTTCACAAACTTCACAATATTTCAATACTCCAAATGTAGAAGATCTTAAACATTCCAATACTTTAAAAGTACTATGGTATTTATTGGTTGGGTTATTACATATTTAGACATGGTTTTATATACATGTTGACATTTAAACACAGACTGAAGGGGAGGCAAGCATTGGTTAATTAATGATTCCATACAAAGTGGTACgccttcattcattcattcattcattcattcattcattcattcattcattcattcatatttGCTTTAACTCTCTCCTCTTATTTgataacctctctctccttctgaatAGTGAAAACGGTTTGTTTTGCAGTCCTCTCCCTTTTGTCTGGAGCTTTGCTTTCATCTATTATTTTCTCCTGTTGACATTTCACTCTGTCAGCACAGCCAGCGATCATCCTCATGATCCTCCTCCTCAGCTTGCCGTGTCCCAGAGCCACCACCATGGGACTGAAGCCCACAAACACAGAGGCAGAGAAGTGGGCCACAGTCAGCAGCTCCTCCGCATGGTTCCCCCTGTTATGGTTATAGTATGTCACCGCCGCAACTTGCAGGACCCAGCACACCACAAACAGCATCACCAGCAACATGATCACATGACTGGCCTTGCGTTCACTGGCCACGTGTCTGTCCAGCTCGCCATGCGTCCCTCCCCCTGCCTCGCCCGCCGAGGTGACGGCCCGGATGTGTTTGGCCAGCGAGTGCAGCGTAGCCAGGTTGGTGCCCACCATCAGCACCAGGGGAACCACCTCGTTGAGGGCCAGGGAGGTGGAGGCGAAAGCTGAGCCCTGCTCCTCCGAGGGGAATTCCCACATACAGCCCAGCAGGGGTCTGGTGGTGCAGCTGATCACCATCAGCTCCACCGTGGCATTGCCTTGGACATGTGTGGTGTAGACCAGCGCTGGCAGGGAAAAGGCCAGATTGAGCCCCCAGACCAGCCCCAGAGCCACCCACACCTTCCTCCTCTCATGCTCCTGTGCAAGGGGGCCCATGGCCACATGCTGGCGCTTCAGGGTGGCACAGTGGAAGGCACTGAGGGTCAGAGTGACCCAGCAGCTCACGGCCCGCCACCACACCCACAGAAACATGAAGAGGCGGCACCAGCCCTGGGACAGTGACACGTCCAGACCCAGATCAGACACAAAGATGGGTACCGTGCGGAACAGAGACGTCAGCAGGTTGGCCAGCGACAGGTTCACCAGGATGGTGTCAGAGGGAGGGAGCCGACGAGACAAACTTTCAATGGCCGACTGgaacacctgagagagagggcgagagagagtatAATTCATTATTACACTAAACACTGTGTGATGTCCTCTTAGGCTGATATTCCATGGCTATTGGCAGCTgggttccatttatttttttgataGTTCTCTCCTCACCACATGGATGACCAGTATGTTTCCCAGGATGCCAGAGAAGACCAGAAACCCAAACAGAATAGCATCTACAGTGAGGACCTCCGACATCGCATCCTCCTTAGCATGGCGCTACTATTTATTTCTTATTCATTGCATGGATGTGTCTCAACTCTCAAGAGTGGTGAGAGCTACTCTCCCTACTCTGTTACTCTACCAGGGTATCCATTGTATATCTGCCTTTATCCTGTTCATTGTGAACTatttatatagacacacacactcatccacaaACAAAGCCATCCCGTTGCTGACCCGGCTCAGGGTCAATTTACTCCAATAATTTGTCGCCTAGATACCATGCCCTTACCTGCTGCTAAGGCATGCAGATTTTTCACTCCATTGGCCAGCTGCAAAGACACACACCTCTTATCAACTCATACCCCACAGACAGGCCACATCTACAAGACATGTGAGGCTGACTAACACCTGAGACCATAAAGATATACAAATAATTTCAGCTCATTTCAGTGGGTGTCcagacatgtatttatttttttgccctGTTACACAGCAGGCTGTAAATGGTTAATTCAAACAAATAAAACATGGTGAAATCTTCCTATTTTAACAGGGGTATGTGATTGTGTCAGATATCTGTTGGGCCATACATGTATATTTAGATGTTTGTGTGATATGTTATGATCCCTTTGTTCGTGCCCCATCCCATGAGTGTCTCTACCCCCTCATCGTTAGCTCCCATTGCTCAGATGTAGAGAGGCATCATCAGACTAATTTACCCAGCATACCCCAGGGGCTTCCCAGGGGTCTTATTAAAACCATCCCATCCACTGATGCTGCAGTATTATTCATTAATCACActgttcctgtcctctccctTGGCCCTACTAGCTTGCCTATTGTTTCCTTTTGGGAATGGAAATATAATCATTACCTCCAATAACCTTGTCAGTGAACTGCTAAGTCGAATTGATCAGAAATTAAAATGAAATGCTCTTATATTCAAGATCTTCACAT harbors:
- the LOC106565690 gene encoding olfactory receptor class A-like protein 4, with product MSEVLTVDAILFGFLVFSGILGNILVIHVVFQSAIESLSRRLPPSDTILVNLSLANLLTSLFRTVPIFVSDLGLDVSLSQGWCRLFMFLWVWWRAVSCWVTLTLSAFHCATLKRQHVAMGPLAQEHERRKVWVALGLVWGLNLAFSLPALVYTTHVQGNATVELMVISCTTRPLLGCMWEFPSEEQGSAFASTSLALNEVVPLVLMVGTNLATLHSLAKHIRAVTSAGEAGGGTHGELDRHVASERKASHVIMLLVMLFVVCWVLQVAAVTYYNHNRGNHAEELLTVAHFSASVFVGFSPMVVALGHGKLRRRIMRMIAGCADRVKCQQEKIIDESKAPDKRERTAKQTVFTIQKEREVIK